Proteins encoded by one window of Ursus arctos isolate Adak ecotype North America unplaced genomic scaffold, UrsArc2.0 scaffold_22, whole genome shotgun sequence:
- the BTG4 gene encoding protein BTG4, which translates to MRDEIATAVFFVTRLVKKHDKLSKQQIKDFAEKLMTILFETYRSHWHSDFPSKGQAFRCIRINNIQNKDPILERACAESKVDFSHLGLPKEMTLWVDPFEVCCRYGEKNPPFTIASFKGRWEERELSQQISCAVNRAALDDAPGISSDEESCNEAPQIIPKVSNPKSIYQVENLKQPFPSWFHVSRKKNMADGRMGLLGNTYHALHKNPKGQRFAAIHRVDRYHWVNTNR; encoded by the exons ATGAGGGATGAAATTGCAACAGCAGTTTTCTTTGTCACAAGACTGGTGAAAAAACATGATAAATTGAGTAAACAGCAAATAAAAGACTTCGCAGAAAAGCTGATGACGATCTTGTTTGAAACCTACAGAAGTCACTGGCACTCTGACTTCCCTTCCAAAGGGCAAGCCTTCAG gTGTATCAGGATAAATAATATTCAGAATAAAGATCCCATTCTAGAAAGGGCTTGTGCTGAAAGTAAAGTGGATTTTTCTCACCTGGGACTTCCAAAGGAGATGACCCTATGGGTAGATCCCTTTGAAGTGTGCTGTAG GTATGGTGAGAAAAATCCTCCATTTACAATTGCTTCTTTTAAAGGCAGGTGGGAGGAGCGGGAGCTTTCCCAACAGATCAGCTGTGCTGTTAATAGAGCCGCTTTGGACGACGCCCCTGGCATTTCCTCTGATGAAGAAAGTTGTAACGAAGCACCTCAGATCATTCCTAAAGTGAGCAATCCAAAGAGTATTTACCAG GTTGAAAACTTGAAACAGCCCTTTCCATCTTGGTTCCATGTCTCCCGCAAAAAGAATATGGCAGATGGCCGCATGGGCCTCCTAGGGAACACTTACCATGCATTGCATAAAAATCCCAAGGGTCAGAGGTTTGCGGCTATCCACCGGGTGGACAGGTACCACTGGGTCAACACGAACCGATAA